CCTTTTGCCCCATCTCGTCGAAGAAGACATCGATCGCGTTTTCGAGACTGTCCCAACGACTTCGCGGTTGCGGAGCTTCAAAATACGCATAGCTAAAACTTTGGCGATTCGGATAAACCCAATCGACCCCGGACAGGTCAAACGCCATCGATGCCGATCGATCGAGCACCAGCACGATGTCAAGATTGATCTCTGTGGCGGTCGCCATCTGCGACAGATCGGTCGCTTCCCCGTTGCGAACTCCCGGGAACAACGATTGCAGTCCGGGATTCACCGAACCACCTCCCAGCCGAGCGACAACGCGGAACGAATTGATCGGCGTCGCATCTTCGCTGAACTGAAACTTGTTGTTGGTTTGCCGTTGCGAATTCCCCGCGAGAATATCGGCGTTCGCCAATTTAAAGCCTTTTGCACCGATCACGCTGTTTTGCTCGGCAAGATTCTTCGCACGTTGTTTCGCTAGCGAAATCGAGCCGGTCTGTGTGTATTCCACCGAAGCGGCTTTCGACGAAAGATCCGACACGATGCGCATGTCGGTTCGCGCTGCTTCGACCAACGATAGATCGAGCGCCATCGTGCCCAACGCAATCAAAGCGGCCAACATAAACAAGAACATCACCAGAATTGCACCGGTTCGTGTTTGGGAAGGAGAGCGTTTTAGAGGCATTTGTAGGATCCAAATCGAGGTAAAATTGCGAGGGCGACTACTCTTTGACAGCAGTTACCGACACGGTGACATTTCGATCGGCAAGCAGATTGAAAGACGAGAAATGGGCCAGTTCGGAGATCGGAACTGTCAGTTCAAGCTGCAACAGATCGCCTCTCTTGGCCGTTGTTAGATTGGCGGGAGGCGTCAGCGTCCAACCTTCGATCTCACGAGCGGTCAGCATTCGATCAATGGCGCCATTGACGTCCGCACTGACCGCACCCACGTCGGCAGCAGCGCGGATGCCCTCATACGCGGCGACCTTCAGTGTTTGTTTGAAGTAGATGTAGTTGGTGACGTCGATAAATCCGAATGTTACGACAGTGAACACCGGCAAACAGAATGCGAGTTCAGCAACGGCCGCCCCCAAACGTATGGGACCGCGTGCCCGGTGATCCCGTTTCGGCTTTCGGCTTCGACGGCCGATCGGACCTGTTTTGTATTGCATCGAAAGGCTGTTGAGTTTTGTTACGGAATCGGCAGTTCACGAAACCGGCTCATCGCAGTGAGGCTTCGCAAAACGGAAACACATAGAAACTCTATGCTACGCAGTGGTCCCAGGCGGGAAATTTCTCCGTTGTTTTTCCACAACGCCTCCGCCCCACAACACTGCGTTGTTATGCGATCTGCCCAGCCCTCCGAAATCCCGACGGTCGGCGCCACCACGGGGTTCCGTGTTTATCGTAGGTTCTCGTTGGTGCGACCGTAAACGCTGCTGCGGCGAGCGTCCGCGTGCCTCCCGGTCTGGAACGCCCCTGGGATGGCACACCAGTGCGAAATCGCAACGGAAACCGAAGAGCTTTCTTCATCCACCCGAAAAGAGGCTGACGAAAGAACTTTACAACCGGACAAGCTCCTCAAGCGAGAGCGAGGTCTGGCACGAACGCCCTAATGTAGTTGACCATTCATTCCGTTCTGACTAGGATCGTTGAAAAGCGTGCCGTCCGCTTCCCACCAACGAATCGCTTCCCACCAACGAAACGCTTCCCCCCAAGCTCCCCTTCCATTTGCGAATCCCGCATGAGGCACAATTTATGAACACAGTTACCATTCCCTGTGAGCGTCAAAGGCTCGCCCGTGGTTTCACTTTGGTGGAACTGCTTGTCGTCATCGCGATTATTGGAATTTTGGTTGGTCTTTTGCTTCCTGCGGTTCAAGCAGCGCGCGAGGCGGCGCGGCGGATGCAGTGCAGCAACAACCTGAAGCAGATTGGTCTTGCGCTCCACAATTACCACGACACGTACCAATGTTTTCCAGCAGGATTCAACTATCGTGGTTCCGCCTACAACTACCAACCAGAGTGGGGCTGGGGCGTTGCGATCCTACCGTTTGTTGAACAGCAACCGATGTATGACGCATTGCAGTCGACAACACGCACGCTAAATCAAGTTCTCAACGCAGCGGCCACCAATCCAAGTCCTGAACGGACGCTTGTCCAGACGACGTTGGACTTCTACCGCTGCCCGTCCGACACCGGTCCGGATATTGCAGATAGCGAAATGCCCAATTTTGGGACTTTCACCAACCCGCGAGTAGCGCTTTCAAACTATGTAGGAAATGCTGGTTGGCAAGATCAGCCCGCCGGAGCAGATAAAGTCCGAGGGATGTTTTTTGGAAACAGTTTTCTTAAGTTCGCCCATGTACTCGATGGCAGTTCGAACACGATCTTTGTTTCGGAACGAGACTACAAAAGGACCCACGCTGCATCTTGGCTGGGGGTTGGGAACAACAATTTGGGGTCCTCGAACCATGCTACGTTGAAGACCTTGTTTCGTGGCTACTTCAACATCAATTACGATTACGCGACCTTGAATAGCGGCAACACGGGCAAGGGCTGGGGGAGCCTTCATCCCGGCGGCCTACAAGTGTTGATGGTCGATGCTTCGACCCACTTTCTATCGGAAACGGTCGAGCGTGAGTCGTCGGTCGCTGGCCAAATTGGTGTTTTGAATGCAATGCTCTGGCGAGACGATGGGCAGCCCTTCAAATCGCCTTTCTAATTTGCTCTCGGCCGACCGCTACACTTTCTCAACGCCTCGGAAAACACAAGATTCCGAGGCGTCGTTTTTTTATTTATCATTCCCCTTCTATTGATATACAAATGACAAAATCAACTGTTCTTCCGCTGACGTTTTTGTTGGCATGCGTTTTCATCGCAGGCTGTAACTCAGGTGTTGAACTCGCCACGGTGACAGGAACCGTTTCGCTGGATGGTCAACCTGCTGAAGGGTTGGAAATTGAGTTCGCCCCAACAAATCCTGGCGTTACCGCAGTCGGCCTCGGTTTCACTCAAGCCGATGGTTCGTATTCACTTCACTACCCCGGGGACGACAATGCCGGCGCACCTCCGGGCGACTACGTTGTTCGGATTCGCGGTGCAGAACGCGATGATGCTCCGATGTTGAAAGTCGCCAACATCTATAATACCAAGTCTGAATTGACAGCCACTGTGGAACGAGGCGCCAATACCATCGACTTCGAGGTTACCAGCAAGTAGGGTAAGCCGAATCGATGCTGCCAACAGCGACCGCTGATAGAGTATCAGCTGTCGCTGTCCGTTCAAGGCGCTGCGAACGGGCAAGCAGTGGAGACTAATTCCGATGGGATCCGTGAAACGCTAGCTCCAGCAAGCGTTCCGTCTCAATATCCAAAAGGCGTAGCCGTTCTCTACGCCTGATCGATGGTCTCTGACAAGGCATTTCCGGTTCCCCGTGCGGAGCGTTATGATGAGCTCCATACGCTCGTGCGTAGCGACTCCCCCGAATTTGCCAACCATGGAAATCAAAATGCATCGAACGATCACTCGTTTTGTTCTGCCCGTCGGTCTCTTGGGCTTGGTGATCCTTGCCGCCATCGCCCAACCGCCAGGATTCGACCGCGAGATCTCCGAAGCGTTTCGGGGGATCTTTCCGGGGGCGAAGCCGGAACCGGGACTGTTCCCGATCGAATCGACAGGCGTTTCGACGCGGCCGGTGATGGAAGCTGCCGATGCGTTTCTTGGCACGTTGAGCGAACCGCAACGTGCGCGGACGACGTTCCCGGTCGACGATATCGAGTGGCGGAAATGGGCGAACCAACATTCGTACAAGCGGCAAGGCGTCAGCTTTGAAGAGATGAACGAAACGCAGCGCACAGCCGCCTTCGACATGCTGCAAGCCGGCTTGAGTGCCAAGGGACTGAAGAAGACTCAGGACATCATGAAGCTGAACGAGACGCTCGCCGAGCTCTCGGGCAAGTTCGACGAATACGGGCAATGGTTGTACTACATCACGATCATGGGCGAACCGTCGCAGACCCAGCCTTGGGGCTGGCAGCTGGATGGCCATCACTTGGTGATCAACTATTTTGTGTTGGGAGATCAGGTTGTGATGTCGCCGGTCTTCATGGGCAGCGAACCGATCCGCGCCGATTCGGGCAAGTTCAAGGGAACCGTTGTCATGCAGGACGAACAGGATAAGGGCTATACGTTCATGCAATCCTTGGATCCGCAGCAGCGAACCGAAGCGGTGCTGTCGAGTCAAAAAGGAGGAACCAACAACCTCGCCGAAGCGTTTCACGACAACATCGATCTCGATTACGCGGGCATCCCGGGAAAGAAGTTGAACGAAAAACAACGGCAACTGTTGCTGGAACTTATCGCGGAATACGTCGGCAACATGGCCGATGGTCACGCCAAGGTGAAGATGTCCGAAGTCGAAAAGCACCTGGATCGGACCTGTTTCGCTTGGATCGGAGAAACCGATCCCGAAGGCGTTTTCTATTACCGTGTCCACAGCCCGGTGATCCTTATCGAATTCGATCACCAACGCCGGATCGCTCCGCAACGTGGGCGAATTCCTGTGCGAGAGCACATCCATACCGTCGTCCGAACGCCTAACGGCAACGACTACGGCAAGGATCTTCTGCGGCAGCACTACGAAAAGCACGACCATTCGCATCCTCACGAGCCAGCGAAACCGACAAAGTAGGCGGCCAGCTAACGGGGATCTTACGAACCATGGACGGTAGCGAGTGGACCGGGGATCGGGATC
Above is a genomic segment from Rosistilla ulvae containing:
- a CDS encoding VWA domain-containing protein, whose translation is MPLKRSPSQTRTGAILVMFLFMLAALIALGTMALDLSLVEAARTDMRIVSDLSSKAASVEYTQTGSISLAKQRAKNLAEQNSVIGAKGFKLANADILAGNSQRQTNNKFQFSEDATPINSFRVVARLGGGSVNPGLQSLFPGVRNGEATDLSQMATATEINLDIVLVLDRSASMAFDLSGVDWVYPNRQSFSYAYFEAPQPRSRWDSLENAIDVFFDEMGQKEKKEHVALVSYSAPESQYSAVYRRTFTATEVTTNANFTNDYSVVQNAVRAIGNREIIGGTAISSGIDRARSLIRNSPNASFSEKVIILMTDGQWNVGYNPVQAAVYAKNERITIHTVSFGAGASFSVMQDVADTTGGTAFQAASDEELQTAFREIARSIGLSLTE
- a CDS encoding DUF3500 domain-containing protein yields the protein MHRTITRFVLPVGLLGLVILAAIAQPPGFDREISEAFRGIFPGAKPEPGLFPIESTGVSTRPVMEAADAFLGTLSEPQRARTTFPVDDIEWRKWANQHSYKRQGVSFEEMNETQRTAAFDMLQAGLSAKGLKKTQDIMKLNETLAELSGKFDEYGQWLYYITIMGEPSQTQPWGWQLDGHHLVINYFVLGDQVVMSPVFMGSEPIRADSGKFKGTVVMQDEQDKGYTFMQSLDPQQRTEAVLSSQKGGTNNLAEAFHDNIDLDYAGIPGKKLNEKQRQLLLELIAEYVGNMADGHAKVKMSEVEKHLDRTCFAWIGETDPEGVFYYRVHSPVILIEFDHQRRIAPQRGRIPVREHIHTVVRTPNGNDYGKDLLRQHYEKHDHSHPHEPAKPTK
- a CDS encoding TadE/TadG family type IV pilus assembly protein produces the protein MQYKTGPIGRRSRKPKRDHRARGPIRLGAAVAELAFCLPVFTVVTFGFIDVTNYIYFKQTLKVAAYEGIRAAADVGAVSADVNGAIDRMLTAREIEGWTLTPPANLTTAKRGDLLQLELTVPISELAHFSSFNLLADRNVTVSVTAVKE
- a CDS encoding DUF1559 family PulG-like putative transporter; this translates as MNTVTIPCERQRLARGFTLVELLVVIAIIGILVGLLLPAVQAAREAARRMQCSNNLKQIGLALHNYHDTYQCFPAGFNYRGSAYNYQPEWGWGVAILPFVEQQPMYDALQSTTRTLNQVLNAAATNPSPERTLVQTTLDFYRCPSDTGPDIADSEMPNFGTFTNPRVALSNYVGNAGWQDQPAGADKVRGMFFGNSFLKFAHVLDGSSNTIFVSERDYKRTHAASWLGVGNNNLGSSNHATLKTLFRGYFNINYDYATLNSGNTGKGWGSLHPGGLQVLMVDASTHFLSETVERESSVAGQIGVLNAMLWRDDGQPFKSPF